A single region of the Chrysoperla carnea chromosome 5, inChrCarn1.1, whole genome shotgun sequence genome encodes:
- the LOC123300977 gene encoding carboxypeptidase D yields MSCNIKLILTISVIIIHNINSLTIRENVITDERFLDNPHYDTYDELTTLYHNLTEKYSTIAKLHSIGVSVERRNLWAMEITKNVKQERELLKPMFKIIGNMHGDETLGRQLLIYLTQYLLANYETNLRVRKLVDTTDIFIMPTMNPDGYARAQQGRCESLKNYVGRNNANGVDLNRNFPDQFFNNSKVPAQKETLLMMEWIRSNPFVLSANLHGGAIVASYPYDDSPGQRGGPSLSPDDAVFKQLAHVYADHHPLMRNSTNCPEDSFVQGITNGADWYDVPGGMQDYNYVHSNCFEVTFELSCCKYPDASKLVTEWMNNKESLLSYIEATHMGMKGFVLDELGNPIADAKIVVQGINHNISSTMRGEYWRLLVPGDYSVYAVAVGYLPSTLVQVTINENETLIQNFTLKENKEVSKNYKVVQNTTGSITDQYGFLIKPEFKHHNYVQMEKVLDNLNKNYRTITRLYSIGKSVQGRELYVMEVTENPGVHIPGKPEFKYVGNMHGNEVVGREMLLLLIKYLCENYGLDPRVTELLKTVRIHIMPSMNPDGYEKSTPGDAQSLVGRANAHNVDLNRNFPDQYGETPLNRMSEAETKAVMDWIQSIPFVLSANLHGGTLVANYPFDDNKQQISGLENPSPDDAVFKYLAHTYSNAHRKMHLGGSPCVGYPKEVFPEGIVSGAKWYSVSGGMQDWNYIQTGCMEITLELGCVKFPSENKLPELWLDNKEALIKFMEQVHKGIHGFIRSHIGTPIPNATIIVSGIDHAVKTAKDGDYWRILLPGKYNITVRATKYQSETVEVTIPEKDGQLSLNITLMPDDPQHWSSAYDFGISENQYRLRYHTNNEIFSIMGDLENKYSQYATFEAGETLVQISIHSLKVTNNIDQSEDKKFHVALIGNMYATQPLGRELLIYLARHILVGRKIGEKAVIDIMNNAVLHFIPVVDLSFEKIGETQEKIDNCYNISADFVEIGDQLMNLGRRGNPQVNVATSLKQMLLNEKFDLVLNVEGGSISVTGPHTDDETNPYNSFVEALKPSLVFAPACDKKPLPKTRELANYMYKEYEIPMITVGVDCCNYPLVNNLQYVWRAAIHPLKAFLDFTRMGINGYVISGYPSILMTNATIRIDGSNKLYEVNRNTAFYKIMLPEGNYNLIISCHNYATLNLPIYIQHNEITTVNITLEKLTGDGDVEIPNQSKIIQNKSGVKGYIIDLENLSVPKAKIEFINKKLNTTETIYSDKYGNFLHYLSPGKYVARITADGFVPSVKIIRIMDKAELQDVVVRMITDDNIFNVPRLAFIGLLSVICLSILGIAICGFAYCRRKRIANRDYGFSILPQKSTYYDDEEYDYDDEKDTEIFRTPLKVHLPEEKKPLAIQPYYDNLNGDESNDSDEDELVILTQNGAGGISPPSN; encoded by the exons atgtcgtgcaatatcaaattaatattaactaTATCTGtgataattattcataatatcaATTCACTTACAATACGAGAAAATGTAATTACTGATGAAAGATTCCTAGATAATCCTCATTATGATACATATGATGAGTTAACAACCTTATATCACAATTTGACTGAAAAATATTCCACAATTGCCAAATTACATTCAATTGGTGTATCTGTTGAACGTCGAAATTTATGGGCGATGGAAATCACGAAAAATGTGAAACAAGAACGAGAACTCTTAAAaccaatgtttaaaattattggaaacatGCACGGAGATGAAACACTCGGACGCCaacttttgatttatttaacgCAATATTTATTAGCGAATTATGAGACGAATCTTCGGGTACGGAAATTGGTGGATACtactgatatttttattatgcctACAATGAATCCTGATGGATACGCTCGAGCTCAG CAAGGTCGATGcgaatctttaaaaaattatgtgggTCGAAATAATGCCAATGGAGTCGATTTAAATCGTAATTTTcctgatcaattttttaataattcaaaagttcCAGCGCAGAAGGAAACGTTGCTTATGATGGAATGGATTCGATCAAATCCATTTGTATTGTCGGCTAATTTGCATGGAGGTGCAATTGTTGCAAGTTATCCATATGATGATTCACC GGGACAACGTGGTGGTCCAAGTTTATCTCCCGACGAtgctgtttttaaacaattagcTCACGTATATGCTGATCATCATCCCTTGATGAGAAACAGCACCAATTGCCCAGAGGACTCATTTGTTCAAGGTATCACAAACGGTGCTGATTGGTATGATGTTCCAG gtGGAATGCAGGATTACAATTACGTGCACTCAAATTGTTTTGAGGTAACGTTCGAATTGAGTTGTTGTAAATATCCAGACGCTAGCAAGTTAGTTACAGAATGGATGAATAACAAGGAATCACTTTTGTCGTATATTGAAGCAACGCACATGGGTATGAAAGGTTTTGTGTTAGATGAATTGGGAAACCCTATCGCCGATGCCAAAATTGTTGTCCAGGgtattaatcataatattagCTCAACAATGCGGGGTGAATATTGGCGATTACTTGTACCTGGTGATTATTCTGTTTATGCCGTTGCTGTTGG ATATTTACCAAGTACTTTAGTACAAGTAACAATAAACGAAAATGAAACATTAATAcagaattttacattaaaagaaaataaagaag tgagtaaaaattataaagtagtCCAAAACACAACGGGATCAATCACGGATCAATATGGATTTTTAATCAAACCAGAATTTAAGCATCATAACTATGTTCAAATGGAAAAAGTTTTggataatttgaataaaaattatcgaaCAATTACGCGATTATACAGTATTGGAAAATCAGTTCAAGGACGTGAATTATATGTTATGGAAGTGACGGAAAATCCGGGCGTGCATATACCAG GAAAACCAGAATTTAAATACGTTGGAAATATGCATGGGAATGAAGTTGTGGGTCGggaaatgttattattattaataaaatatttatgtgaaaattatGGTCTAGATCCAAGAGTAACAGAATTGTTGAAAACTGTAAGAATTCATATAATGCCATCAATGAATCCAGATGGTTATGAAAAATCTACACCTGGTGATGCTCAAAGTTTAGTCGGGCGTGCAAACGCCCATAATGTtgatttaaatcgaaattttcctGATCAATATGGAGAAACACcg tTGAATCGTATGAGTGAAGCTGAAACGAAAGCAGTTATGGATTGGATTCAATCAATTCCATTTGTACTATCAGCAAATTTACATGGTGGAACTTTGGTTGCTAATTATCCATTTGATGATAATAAACAGCAAATAAGTGGCCTAGAAAATCCAAGCCCGGACGATGCTGTCTTTAAATATTTAGCTCACACATATTCAAATGCCCATCGTAAAATGCATTTAGGGGGTTCACCTTGTGTTGGTTATCCAAAAGAAGTATTTCCTGAAGGTATTGTCAGTGGCGCAAAATGGTATTCCGTGTCCGGTGGTATGCAAGATTGGAATTATATACAAACTGGATGTATGGAAATTACTTTAGAGTTAGGGTGTGTTAAATTCCcttcagaaaataaattaccGGAATTATGGTTAGATAATAAAGAAgcgttaattaaatttatggaaCAG GTTCATAAAGGAATACATGGTTTTATACGCAGTCATATTGGCACACCCATACCAAATGCTACAATTATTGTTAGCGGTATAGATCATGCCGTAAAAACCGCTAAAGATGGTGATTATTGGCGTATACTTTTACCAggaaaatacaatattactGTGCGTGCGACAAAATATCAAAGTGAAACTGTTGAAGTAACAATACCCGAAAAAGATGGGCAATTATCATTGAATATTACACTGATGCCAGATGATCCTCAACATTGGTCAAGTGCTTATGATTTTGGTATATCAGAGAATCAATATCGGTTGAGGTATCATACAAATAACGAAATATTCTCAATTATGGGTGActtggaaaataaatattcacagTATGCAACCTTTGAAGCTGGTGAAACGTTAGttcaaatttcaattcattCGTTAAAAGTGACTAATAAT ATCGATCAATCCGAAGACAAGAAATTCCACGTAGCTTTAATTGGTAACATGTATGCAACGCAACCATTAGGTCGTGAACTTCTTATATATTTAGCACGCCATATCTTAGTTGGTCGTAAGATTGGTGAAAAAGCAGTCATTGATATTATGAACAACgctgttttacattttataccCGTTGTGgatttatcatttgaaaaaattggtgAAACtcaagaaaaaattgataattgttataatatatCCGCGGATTTTGTTGAAATCGGTGATCAATTAATGAATTTGGGACGTCGTGGTAATCCACAAGTCAATGTTGCCACATCGTTGAAACAAATGctgttaaatgaaaaatttgatttagtaTTAAATGTTGAAGGGGGTTCAATATCTGTTAC tggcCCACATACAGACGATGAAACGAATCCTTACAATAGTTTTGTAGAAGCATTAAAACCTAGTTTGGTATTTGCACCAGCGTGTGATAAAAAACCATTACCAAAAACAAGAGAATTAGCTAATTATATGTACAAGGAGTATGAAATACCAATGATAACTGTTGGCGTGGATTGTTGTAATTATCCATTGGTCAATAATTTACAGTATGTTTGGCGTGCTGCTATTCATCCATTAAAAGCATTTTTGGATTTTACACGAATGG GGATAAATGGTTATGTGATTTCTGGATATCCATCAATATTAATGACAAATGCCACAATACGTATTGATGGATCCAATAAATTGTATGAAGTGAATCGAAATACTGCcttctataaaataatgttacCCGAAGgcaattacaatttaattatatcttGCCATAATTACGCTACATTAAATTTGCCGATTTACATTCAACATAACGAAATCACCACTGTAAATATCACGCTAGAAAAATTAACGGGCGACGGAGATGTTGAAATACCCAATCAAagtaaaatcattcaaaataaatcTGGTGTTAAAG GATATATTATCGATTTGGAAAATTTGAGCGTGCCAAaagcaaaaattgaatttattaataagaaattaaatactACTGAAACAATTTATTCAGATAAATATGGAAATTTCTTACATTATTTAAGTCCTGGAAAATATGTGGCACGGATTACTGCTGATGGTTTTGTTCCTAGcgtgaaaataattcgaataatgGATAAGGCCGAATTACAAGATGTTGTTGTACGAATGATTACTgatgacaatatttttaatgtaccaCGATTAGCTTTTATTGGATTGTTAA gtgTAATTTGTCTTTCAATATTGGGTATAGCAATATGTGGCTTTGCTTATTGTCGTCGAAAACGAATAGCAAATCGTGATTAtggattttcaattttaccacAAAAATCTACATATTACGACGACGAAGAATACGATTATGATGATGAAAAAGATACAGAAATATTTCGTACTCCGTTGAAAGTTCATTTACCGGAAGAGAAAAAACCGTTAGCAATACAACCGTACTATGATAATCTAAATGGTGACGAATCCAACGATTCCGATGAAGATGAACTAGTGATATTAACGCAAAACGGAGCGGGAGGAATATCGCCGCCCAGTAACTAA
- the LOC123300697 gene encoding rhomboid-related protein 2 — MSGQQRRQDVEQGTIPLRNRDAYWRTVFDKYDRDHDGKISYDELRALVESREYENEIPEHVVQKIMTFADQDGSGYLDFREFLDMIHHPQLQSVFGHLVQRYVNSMIPGRRPPVSTRPVDHVDGLYEEEYSCWPPPICMVLISLIEIALFMYDSLDQGANVTGKVANMLIYNPYRRFEAWRYFTYMFVHIGPFHLVVNLLVQLLLGVPLEMVHKWWRVMLIYLAGVAAGSLGTSVTDPTVFLAGASGGVYALVTAHIATIIMNWAQMEFAIYQLLIFLIITISDLGTAIYNRYIISKDESIGYTAHLCGAIAGLLVGINVLRNLEVRSWEKKLWWICLILYVGCMAALIIWNVAFPNYFPPSRPGSSF; from the exons ATGTCGGGACAACAAAGGAGGCAAGATGTCGAACAAGGAACAATTCCATTACGGAATCGTGATGCATATTGGCGAACTGTTTTTGATAAA tATGATCGAGATCACGATGGAAAAATATCCTACGATGAATTGCGTGCACTGGTGGAGAGTCGTGAATACGAGAACGAAATACCTGAACATGTTGTGCAAAAAATCATGACTTTCGCCGATCAAGATGGATCTGGATATCTAGATTTTCGTGAATTCCTAGATATGATCCATCATCCACAATTACAATCAGTATTTGGCCATTTAGTACAACGATACGTAAATTCTATGATACCTGGACGACGTCCACCCGTTTCAACTCGACCTGTAGATCATGTAGACGGTTTATACGAAGAAGAATACTCATGTTGGCCCCCACCGATTTGTATGgttttaatatcattaattGAAATTGCCCTGTTTATGTATGATAGTTTGGATCAAGGCGCAAATGTAACGGGAAAAGTGgcaaatatgttaatttataatCCATATCGAAGATTCGAAGCATGGCGTTATTTTACATACATGTTTGTTCATATTGGACCGTTTCATTTAGTCGTAAATTTGTTGGTGCAATTGTTATTGGGCGTGCCATTGGAAATGGTACATAAATGGTGGCGTGTTATGCTCATTTATTTAGCTGGAGTTGCTGCTGGATCATTGGGTACATCGGTCACTGATCCAACAGTCTTTTTAGCTGGTGCTAGTGGAGGAGTTTATGCTTTAGTCACTGCGCATATTGCTACAATAATAATG AATTGGGCCCAAATGGAATTTGCAATATATCaattactcatatttttaataattacaattagtGATTTGGGTACAGCAATTTATAATCGTTATATAATTTCCAAGGATGAAAGTATTGGCTATACAGCTCACTTATGTGGAGCAATCGCCGGATTATTAGTTGGTATAAATGTATTACGTAATTTGGAAGTACGAAGTTGGGAGAAGAAATTATGGTGGatatgtttaatattatatgtgGGATGTATGGCTGCCTTAATCATATGGAATGTTGCGTTCCCCAATTATTTCCCTCCATCCAGACCTGGTTCATCGTTTTAA